In Amaranthus tricolor cultivar Red isolate AtriRed21 chromosome 5, ASM2621246v1, whole genome shotgun sequence, a genomic segment contains:
- the LOC130813943 gene encoding B3 domain-containing protein Os11g0197600-like isoform X6, whose amino-acid sequence MDDKPEACAECSRFCLSLHKSKLDPLPIVSSFFKVMLGNHFSEVLIVPPRFAKTITELEGKSTYFEDSTGQKWEVYLTNNNGSLAFQKGWREFFVDHNIQLGDFLVFNYFKGSHFNVQIFDRSGCEKPMIFSKKDYQKNRAKTTKDYIPKSLCRVSSNKKFFANKCTNSFMDFEPDIDVMQRKDAIHKVRKFHEVEEDVPRQENTNKRPKVVPKDNVDADNMSITRGNMCFQTPNTMLKADTSKIITDDEADWLSTKCVALPNDAVSRAVMPLKVLYPGQSVAAPHTSEFTSPTS is encoded by the exons ATGGATGACAAACCGGAGGCGTGTGCTGAGTGCTCTCGTTTTTGTTTGTCACTCCATAAATCCAAGCTTGATCCGCTCCCAATTGTTTCCTCATTCTTTAAAGTTATGTTGGGCAACCATTTCTCTGAAGTGCTG ATTGTGCCTCCTAGATTTGCTAAAACTATTACAGAACTTGAAGGGAAAAGCACCTATTTTGAGGATTCCACAGGACAAAAATGGGAAGTGTATTTGACTAATAACAATGGCTCTCTTGCTTTCCAAAAGGGATGGCGTGAATTTTTTGTGGATCATAATATTCAACTTGGTGATTTTCtggtatttaattatttcaaggGATCACATTTTAATGTTCAAATTTTTGATAGAAGTGGGTGCGAAAAGCCTATGATTTTCAGCAAAAAAGATTATCAGAAGAATAGAGCTAAAACTACAAAAGATTATATTCCCAAAAGTCTTTGTCGTGTTTCGTCTAACAAAAAGTTTTTTGCAAACAAGTGCACAAATTCTTTCATGGATTTTGAGCCTGACATTGATGTCATGCAGAGGAAGGATGCTATTCATAAAGTGAGAAAATTTCATGAGGTTGAGGAAGATGTTCCAAGACAAGAGAATACCAACAAAAGGCCTAAAGTGGTCCCTAAAGACAATGTAGATGCTGATAACATGAGTATAACAAGAGGGAATATGTGTTTTCAAACACCCAACACAATGCTGAAAGCGGATACTTCCAAAATCATAA CAGATGATGAAGCGGATTGGTTGAGTACAAAATGTGTAGCGCTACCCAACGATGCAGTTTCAAGGGCCGTAATGCCTTTGAAAGTTTTATATCCAGGGCAATCTGTCGCTGCACCACATACATCTGAGTTCACATCTCCAACTAGTT AG
- the LOC130813943 gene encoding uncharacterized protein LOC130813943 isoform X2, which yields MDDKPEACAECSRFCLSLHKSKLDPLPIVSSFFKVMLGNHFSEVLIVPPRFAKTITELEGKSTYFEDSTGQKWEVYLTNNNGSLAFQKGWREFFVDHNIQLGDFLVFNYFKGSHFNVQIFDRSGCEKPMIFSKKDYQKNRAKTTKDYIPKSLCRVSSNKKFFANKCTNSFMDFEPDIDVMQRKDAIHKVRKFHEVEEDVPRQENTNKRPKVVPKDNVDADNMSITRGNMCFQTPNTMLKADTSKIINDEADWLSTKCVALPNDAVSRAVMPLKVLYPGQSVAAPHTSEFTSPTSCGKGIVELPKYGENIWGSAAADNPSCDSMIISNNGDRDEILYIEAPEHDLCDSLSAPEFKISCSEKTIVNSALQDEYEEEKVVWLVDQVGRIWPVMYNQRGKDKFQELHFL from the exons ATGGATGACAAACCGGAGGCGTGTGCTGAGTGCTCTCGTTTTTGTTTGTCACTCCATAAATCCAAGCTTGATCCGCTCCCAATTGTTTCCTCATTCTTTAAAGTTATGTTGGGCAACCATTTCTCTGAAGTGCTG ATTGTGCCTCCTAGATTTGCTAAAACTATTACAGAACTTGAAGGGAAAAGCACCTATTTTGAGGATTCCACAGGACAAAAATGGGAAGTGTATTTGACTAATAACAATGGCTCTCTTGCTTTCCAAAAGGGATGGCGTGAATTTTTTGTGGATCATAATATTCAACTTGGTGATTTTCtggtatttaattatttcaaggGATCACATTTTAATGTTCAAATTTTTGATAGAAGTGGGTGCGAAAAGCCTATGATTTTCAGCAAAAAAGATTATCAGAAGAATAGAGCTAAAACTACAAAAGATTATATTCCCAAAAGTCTTTGTCGTGTTTCGTCTAACAAAAAGTTTTTTGCAAACAAGTGCACAAATTCTTTCATGGATTTTGAGCCTGACATTGATGTCATGCAGAGGAAGGATGCTATTCATAAAGTGAGAAAATTTCATGAGGTTGAGGAAGATGTTCCAAGACAAGAGAATACCAACAAAAGGCCTAAAGTGGTCCCTAAAGACAATGTAGATGCTGATAACATGAGTATAACAAGAGGGAATATGTGTTTTCAAACACCCAACACAATGCTGAAAGCGGATACTTCCAAAATCATAA ATGATGAAGCGGATTGGTTGAGTACAAAATGTGTAGCGCTACCCAACGATGCAGTTTCAAGGGCCGTAATGCCTTTGAAAGTTTTATATCCAGGGCAATCTGTCGCTGCACCACATACATCTGAGTTCACATCTCCAACTAGTT GTGGAAAGGGTATAGTCGAGCTACCCAAATATGGTGAAAATATTTGGGGTAGCGCAGCGGCTGATAATCCTTCATGTGATAGCATGATTATATCCAACAATGGTGACAGAGATGAGATTCTATACATCGAAGCTCCTGAGCACGATCTCTGTGATTCTCTATCTGCACCAGAGTTTAAAATCTCATGTTCAGAGAAGACGATAGTGAATTCTGCCTT ACAAGATGAATATGAAGAAGAGAAAGTAGTATGGCTTGTAGATCAAGTAGGAAGAATTTGGCCAGTTATGTACAATCAGAGAGGGAAGGACAAGTTTCAGGAACTGCACTTTTTGTAG
- the LOC130813942 gene encoding nuclear transport factor 2-like, with protein sequence MAAASVSAFEVGSYFISQYYRVLQETPEFTHQFYNDLSTLTRDDGNDSQTVSNIMEIHQVLTSLNVSGLEVTKLNCQDSMNGGILLIVQGVMRSRNFSGKRRFTQSFFLAPQEKGYYVLNDILLFNEEVFLNQHPVPEIPDIKVDPEISASSPRLEQPVSNYELEEESREYVNSIHIEEDNPVDKYSLLDEEQLEEPHLETVVKEAPIEEPAAPIENTVNHMVYVEDPLPVPADEPVGEPPKLSYASILRASKGLPSQRVVSLPNLRQSVTPPVEQHQMVQANASESNPSASSFVPDNANAGADEGFVQEDGELTSVYVRSLPSNVTTADLEKEFKKYGRIKPNGVFIRNKREIGVCFAFVEFEDMSGVQNAIKSSPIELLGRQVYIEERRPSSNHSARGGVVARGRGRGSYQNNTTRGRGGMRNPSRSFSDNNDYDKIRCDGY encoded by the exons ATGGCGGCTGCTTCTGTTTCTGCCTTTGAG GTTGGTTCATACTTTATTAGTCAATATTATCGAGTGCTTCAAGAAACACCAGAGTTTACTCATCAGTTTTACAATGATTTAAGCACCTTGACTCGAGATGATGGTAATGATAGTCAAACTGTTTCCAACATAAtg GAGATCCATCAAGTACTCACCTCGCTGAATGTTAGTGGACTGGAAGTGACGAAGTTAAATTGTCAAGATTCCATGAATGGTGGCATTCTGCTCATTGTGCAAGGTGTTATGAGGTCCAGAAACTTCAGTGGCAAAAGGAGGTTCACACAGTCCTTCTTTCTAGCTCCTCAGGAGAAGGGTTATTATGTCCTCAATGATATTCTTCTGTTCAACGAGGAAGTCTTTCTTAACCAACATCCTGTACCAGAAATACCTGATATCAAGGTTGATCCCGAAATTTCTGCATCTAGTCCTCGCTTAGAGCAGCCAG TGTCTAATTATGAACTGGAGGAAGAGAGTAGGGAGTATGTGAATTCAATTCACATTGAAGAAGATAATCCTGTTGACAAATATAGCCTTCTTGATGAAGAACAACTTGAAGAACCTCATTTAGAAACCGTTGTTAAAGAAGCCCCTATTGAAGAACCTGCTGCTCCAATTGAGAATACTGTCAACCATATGGTCTATGTGGAAGATCCCTTACCTGTTCCAGCTGATGAGCCTGTTGGAGAGCCACCCAAACTATCATATGCTTCCATT TTACGGGCTTCAAAAGGGCTGCCTTCACAAAGAGTTGTTTCTCTACCAAATTTAAGGCAGAGTGTAACTCCTCCAGTAGAGCAGCATCAAATGGTGCAAGCAAATGCTTCAGAATCAAACCCATCAGCATCATCATTTGTTCCTGACAACGCTAATGCTGGGGCAGATGAAGGTTTCGTTCAAGAAGATG GTGAACTGACATCTGTCTATGTGAGAAGCTTACCCTCAAATGTTACAACTGCTGATCTTGAGAAGGAGTTTAAAAAGTATGGTAGAATCAAACCTAACGGAGTATTCATTAGGAATAAAAGG GAAATCGGTGTTTGCTTTGCTTTCGTTGAATTTGAAGACATGTCTGGAGTTCAAAATGCCATCAAG AGTTCTCCCATAGAGTTGCTTGGTAGACAAGTTTACATTGAAGAGAGGAGACCAAGCAGCAACCACAGTGCCCGTGGCGGAG TCGTAGCAAGAGGCAGAGGCCGAGGTAGCTACCAAAATAACACGACAAGGGGACGTGGCGGGATGAGAAACCCAAGTCGAAGTTTTTCTGACAACAACGACTACGATAAGATTAGATGCGATGGCTACTAG
- the LOC130813943 gene encoding uncharacterized protein LOC130813943 isoform X7 — MDDKPEACAECSRFCLSLHKSKLDPLPIVSSFFKVMLGNHFSEVLRKDAIHKVRKFHEVEEDVPRQENTNKRPKVVPKDNVDADNMSITRGNMCFQTPNTMLKADTSKIITDDEADWLSTKCVALPNDAVSRAVMPLKVLYPGQSVAAPHTSEFTSPTSCGKGIVELPKYGENIWGSAAADNPSCDSMIISNNGDRDEILYIEAPEHDLCDSLSAPEFKISCSEKTIVNSALQDEYEEEKVVWLVDQVGRIWPVMYNQRGKDKFQELHFL; from the exons ATGGATGACAAACCGGAGGCGTGTGCTGAGTGCTCTCGTTTTTGTTTGTCACTCCATAAATCCAAGCTTGATCCGCTCCCAATTGTTTCCTCATTCTTTAAAGTTATGTTGGGCAACCATTTCTCTGAAGTGCTG AGGAAGGATGCTATTCATAAAGTGAGAAAATTTCATGAGGTTGAGGAAGATGTTCCAAGACAAGAGAATACCAACAAAAGGCCTAAAGTGGTCCCTAAAGACAATGTAGATGCTGATAACATGAGTATAACAAGAGGGAATATGTGTTTTCAAACACCCAACACAATGCTGAAAGCGGATACTTCCAAAATCATAA CAGATGATGAAGCGGATTGGTTGAGTACAAAATGTGTAGCGCTACCCAACGATGCAGTTTCAAGGGCCGTAATGCCTTTGAAAGTTTTATATCCAGGGCAATCTGTCGCTGCACCACATACATCTGAGTTCACATCTCCAACTAGTT GTGGAAAGGGTATAGTCGAGCTACCCAAATATGGTGAAAATATTTGGGGTAGCGCAGCGGCTGATAATCCTTCATGTGATAGCATGATTATATCCAACAATGGTGACAGAGATGAGATTCTATACATCGAAGCTCCTGAGCACGATCTCTGTGATTCTCTATCTGCACCAGAGTTTAAAATCTCATGTTCAGAGAAGACGATAGTGAATTCTGCCTT ACAAGATGAATATGAAGAAGAGAAAGTAGTATGGCTTGTAGATCAAGTAGGAAGAATTTGGCCAGTTATGTACAATCAGAGAGGGAAGGACAAGTTTCAGGAACTGCACTTTTTGTAG
- the LOC130813943 gene encoding uncharacterized protein LOC130813943 isoform X4, which translates to MDDKPEACAECSRFCLSLHKSKLDPLPIVSSFFKVMLGNHFSEVLIVPPRFAKTITELEGKSTYFEDSTGQKWEVYLTNNNGSLAFQKGWREFFVDHNIQLGDFLRKDAIHKVRKFHEVEEDVPRQENTNKRPKVVPKDNVDADNMSITRGNMCFQTPNTMLKADTSKIINDEADWLSTKCVALPNDAVSRAVMPLKVLYPGQSVAAPHTSEFTSPTSCGKGIVELPKYGENIWGSAAADNPSCDSMIISNNGDRDEILYIEAPEHDLCDSLSAPEFKISCSEKTIVNSALQDEYEEEKVVWLVDQVGRIWPVMYNQRGKDKFQELHFL; encoded by the exons ATGGATGACAAACCGGAGGCGTGTGCTGAGTGCTCTCGTTTTTGTTTGTCACTCCATAAATCCAAGCTTGATCCGCTCCCAATTGTTTCCTCATTCTTTAAAGTTATGTTGGGCAACCATTTCTCTGAAGTGCTG ATTGTGCCTCCTAGATTTGCTAAAACTATTACAGAACTTGAAGGGAAAAGCACCTATTTTGAGGATTCCACAGGACAAAAATGGGAAGTGTATTTGACTAATAACAATGGCTCTCTTGCTTTCCAAAAGGGATGGCGTGAATTTTTTGTGGATCATAATATTCAACTTGGTGATTTTCtg AGGAAGGATGCTATTCATAAAGTGAGAAAATTTCATGAGGTTGAGGAAGATGTTCCAAGACAAGAGAATACCAACAAAAGGCCTAAAGTGGTCCCTAAAGACAATGTAGATGCTGATAACATGAGTATAACAAGAGGGAATATGTGTTTTCAAACACCCAACACAATGCTGAAAGCGGATACTTCCAAAATCATAA ATGATGAAGCGGATTGGTTGAGTACAAAATGTGTAGCGCTACCCAACGATGCAGTTTCAAGGGCCGTAATGCCTTTGAAAGTTTTATATCCAGGGCAATCTGTCGCTGCACCACATACATCTGAGTTCACATCTCCAACTAGTT GTGGAAAGGGTATAGTCGAGCTACCCAAATATGGTGAAAATATTTGGGGTAGCGCAGCGGCTGATAATCCTTCATGTGATAGCATGATTATATCCAACAATGGTGACAGAGATGAGATTCTATACATCGAAGCTCCTGAGCACGATCTCTGTGATTCTCTATCTGCACCAGAGTTTAAAATCTCATGTTCAGAGAAGACGATAGTGAATTCTGCCTT ACAAGATGAATATGAAGAAGAGAAAGTAGTATGGCTTGTAGATCAAGTAGGAAGAATTTGGCCAGTTATGTACAATCAGAGAGGGAAGGACAAGTTTCAGGAACTGCACTTTTTGTAG
- the LOC130813943 gene encoding B3 domain-containing protein Os11g0197600-like isoform X5, giving the protein MDDKPEACAECSRFCLSLHKSKLDPLPIVSSFFKVMLGNHFSEVLIVPPRFAKTITELEGKSTYFEDSTGQKWEVYLTNNNGSLAFQKGWREFFVDHNIQLGDFLVFNYFKGSHFNVQIFDRSGCEKPMIFSKKDYQKNRAKTTKDYIPKSLCRVSSNKKFFANKCTNSFMDFEPDIDVMQRKDAIHKVRKFHEVEEDVPRQENTNKRPKVVPKDNVDADNMSITRGNMCFQTPNTMLKADTSKIITDDEADWLSTKCVALPNDAVSRAVMPLKVLYPGQSVAAPHTSEFTSPTSYKMNMKKRK; this is encoded by the exons ATGGATGACAAACCGGAGGCGTGTGCTGAGTGCTCTCGTTTTTGTTTGTCACTCCATAAATCCAAGCTTGATCCGCTCCCAATTGTTTCCTCATTCTTTAAAGTTATGTTGGGCAACCATTTCTCTGAAGTGCTG ATTGTGCCTCCTAGATTTGCTAAAACTATTACAGAACTTGAAGGGAAAAGCACCTATTTTGAGGATTCCACAGGACAAAAATGGGAAGTGTATTTGACTAATAACAATGGCTCTCTTGCTTTCCAAAAGGGATGGCGTGAATTTTTTGTGGATCATAATATTCAACTTGGTGATTTTCtggtatttaattatttcaaggGATCACATTTTAATGTTCAAATTTTTGATAGAAGTGGGTGCGAAAAGCCTATGATTTTCAGCAAAAAAGATTATCAGAAGAATAGAGCTAAAACTACAAAAGATTATATTCCCAAAAGTCTTTGTCGTGTTTCGTCTAACAAAAAGTTTTTTGCAAACAAGTGCACAAATTCTTTCATGGATTTTGAGCCTGACATTGATGTCATGCAGAGGAAGGATGCTATTCATAAAGTGAGAAAATTTCATGAGGTTGAGGAAGATGTTCCAAGACAAGAGAATACCAACAAAAGGCCTAAAGTGGTCCCTAAAGACAATGTAGATGCTGATAACATGAGTATAACAAGAGGGAATATGTGTTTTCAAACACCCAACACAATGCTGAAAGCGGATACTTCCAAAATCATAA CAGATGATGAAGCGGATTGGTTGAGTACAAAATGTGTAGCGCTACCCAACGATGCAGTTTCAAGGGCCGTAATGCCTTTGAAAGTTTTATATCCAGGGCAATCTGTCGCTGCACCACATACATCTGAGTTCACATCTCCAACTAGTT ACAAGATGAATATGAAGAAGAGAAAGTAG
- the LOC130813943 gene encoding uncharacterized protein LOC130813943 isoform X8: MALLLSKRDGVNFLWIIIFNLRKDAIHKVRKFHEVEEDVPRQENTNKRPKVVPKDNVDADNMSITRGNMCFQTPNTMLKADTSKIITDDEADWLSTKCVALPNDAVSRAVMPLKVLYPGQSVAAPHTSEFTSPTSCGKGIVELPKYGENIWGSAAADNPSCDSMIISNNGDRDEILYIEAPEHDLCDSLSAPEFKISCSEKTIVNSALQDEYEEEKVVWLVDQVGRIWPVMYNQRGKDKFQELHFL; the protein is encoded by the exons ATGGCTCTCTTGCTTTCCAAAAGGGATGGCGTGAATTTTTTGTGGATCATAATATTCAACTTG AGGAAGGATGCTATTCATAAAGTGAGAAAATTTCATGAGGTTGAGGAAGATGTTCCAAGACAAGAGAATACCAACAAAAGGCCTAAAGTGGTCCCTAAAGACAATGTAGATGCTGATAACATGAGTATAACAAGAGGGAATATGTGTTTTCAAACACCCAACACAATGCTGAAAGCGGATACTTCCAAAATCATAA CAGATGATGAAGCGGATTGGTTGAGTACAAAATGTGTAGCGCTACCCAACGATGCAGTTTCAAGGGCCGTAATGCCTTTGAAAGTTTTATATCCAGGGCAATCTGTCGCTGCACCACATACATCTGAGTTCACATCTCCAACTAGTT GTGGAAAGGGTATAGTCGAGCTACCCAAATATGGTGAAAATATTTGGGGTAGCGCAGCGGCTGATAATCCTTCATGTGATAGCATGATTATATCCAACAATGGTGACAGAGATGAGATTCTATACATCGAAGCTCCTGAGCACGATCTCTGTGATTCTCTATCTGCACCAGAGTTTAAAATCTCATGTTCAGAGAAGACGATAGTGAATTCTGCCTT ACAAGATGAATATGAAGAAGAGAAAGTAGTATGGCTTGTAGATCAAGTAGGAAGAATTTGGCCAGTTATGTACAATCAGAGAGGGAAGGACAAGTTTCAGGAACTGCACTTTTTGTAG
- the LOC130813943 gene encoding uncharacterized protein LOC130813943 isoform X1, which yields MDDKPEACAECSRFCLSLHKSKLDPLPIVSSFFKVMLGNHFSEVLIVPPRFAKTITELEGKSTYFEDSTGQKWEVYLTNNNGSLAFQKGWREFFVDHNIQLGDFLVFNYFKGSHFNVQIFDRSGCEKPMIFSKKDYQKNRAKTTKDYIPKSLCRVSSNKKFFANKCTNSFMDFEPDIDVMQRKDAIHKVRKFHEVEEDVPRQENTNKRPKVVPKDNVDADNMSITRGNMCFQTPNTMLKADTSKIITDDEADWLSTKCVALPNDAVSRAVMPLKVLYPGQSVAAPHTSEFTSPTSCGKGIVELPKYGENIWGSAAADNPSCDSMIISNNGDRDEILYIEAPEHDLCDSLSAPEFKISCSEKTIVNSALQDEYEEEKVVWLVDQVGRIWPVMYNQRGKDKFQELHFL from the exons ATGGATGACAAACCGGAGGCGTGTGCTGAGTGCTCTCGTTTTTGTTTGTCACTCCATAAATCCAAGCTTGATCCGCTCCCAATTGTTTCCTCATTCTTTAAAGTTATGTTGGGCAACCATTTCTCTGAAGTGCTG ATTGTGCCTCCTAGATTTGCTAAAACTATTACAGAACTTGAAGGGAAAAGCACCTATTTTGAGGATTCCACAGGACAAAAATGGGAAGTGTATTTGACTAATAACAATGGCTCTCTTGCTTTCCAAAAGGGATGGCGTGAATTTTTTGTGGATCATAATATTCAACTTGGTGATTTTCtggtatttaattatttcaaggGATCACATTTTAATGTTCAAATTTTTGATAGAAGTGGGTGCGAAAAGCCTATGATTTTCAGCAAAAAAGATTATCAGAAGAATAGAGCTAAAACTACAAAAGATTATATTCCCAAAAGTCTTTGTCGTGTTTCGTCTAACAAAAAGTTTTTTGCAAACAAGTGCACAAATTCTTTCATGGATTTTGAGCCTGACATTGATGTCATGCAGAGGAAGGATGCTATTCATAAAGTGAGAAAATTTCATGAGGTTGAGGAAGATGTTCCAAGACAAGAGAATACCAACAAAAGGCCTAAAGTGGTCCCTAAAGACAATGTAGATGCTGATAACATGAGTATAACAAGAGGGAATATGTGTTTTCAAACACCCAACACAATGCTGAAAGCGGATACTTCCAAAATCATAA CAGATGATGAAGCGGATTGGTTGAGTACAAAATGTGTAGCGCTACCCAACGATGCAGTTTCAAGGGCCGTAATGCCTTTGAAAGTTTTATATCCAGGGCAATCTGTCGCTGCACCACATACATCTGAGTTCACATCTCCAACTAGTT GTGGAAAGGGTATAGTCGAGCTACCCAAATATGGTGAAAATATTTGGGGTAGCGCAGCGGCTGATAATCCTTCATGTGATAGCATGATTATATCCAACAATGGTGACAGAGATGAGATTCTATACATCGAAGCTCCTGAGCACGATCTCTGTGATTCTCTATCTGCACCAGAGTTTAAAATCTCATGTTCAGAGAAGACGATAGTGAATTCTGCCTT ACAAGATGAATATGAAGAAGAGAAAGTAGTATGGCTTGTAGATCAAGTAGGAAGAATTTGGCCAGTTATGTACAATCAGAGAGGGAAGGACAAGTTTCAGGAACTGCACTTTTTGTAG
- the LOC130813943 gene encoding uncharacterized protein LOC130813943 isoform X3 — protein sequence MDDKPEACAECSRFCLSLHKSKLDPLPIVSSFFKVMLGNHFSEVLIVPPRFAKTITELEGKSTYFEDSTGQKWEVYLTNNNGSLAFQKGWREFFVDHNIQLGDFLRKDAIHKVRKFHEVEEDVPRQENTNKRPKVVPKDNVDADNMSITRGNMCFQTPNTMLKADTSKIITDDEADWLSTKCVALPNDAVSRAVMPLKVLYPGQSVAAPHTSEFTSPTSCGKGIVELPKYGENIWGSAAADNPSCDSMIISNNGDRDEILYIEAPEHDLCDSLSAPEFKISCSEKTIVNSALQDEYEEEKVVWLVDQVGRIWPVMYNQRGKDKFQELHFL from the exons ATGGATGACAAACCGGAGGCGTGTGCTGAGTGCTCTCGTTTTTGTTTGTCACTCCATAAATCCAAGCTTGATCCGCTCCCAATTGTTTCCTCATTCTTTAAAGTTATGTTGGGCAACCATTTCTCTGAAGTGCTG ATTGTGCCTCCTAGATTTGCTAAAACTATTACAGAACTTGAAGGGAAAAGCACCTATTTTGAGGATTCCACAGGACAAAAATGGGAAGTGTATTTGACTAATAACAATGGCTCTCTTGCTTTCCAAAAGGGATGGCGTGAATTTTTTGTGGATCATAATATTCAACTTGGTGATTTTCtg AGGAAGGATGCTATTCATAAAGTGAGAAAATTTCATGAGGTTGAGGAAGATGTTCCAAGACAAGAGAATACCAACAAAAGGCCTAAAGTGGTCCCTAAAGACAATGTAGATGCTGATAACATGAGTATAACAAGAGGGAATATGTGTTTTCAAACACCCAACACAATGCTGAAAGCGGATACTTCCAAAATCATAA CAGATGATGAAGCGGATTGGTTGAGTACAAAATGTGTAGCGCTACCCAACGATGCAGTTTCAAGGGCCGTAATGCCTTTGAAAGTTTTATATCCAGGGCAATCTGTCGCTGCACCACATACATCTGAGTTCACATCTCCAACTAGTT GTGGAAAGGGTATAGTCGAGCTACCCAAATATGGTGAAAATATTTGGGGTAGCGCAGCGGCTGATAATCCTTCATGTGATAGCATGATTATATCCAACAATGGTGACAGAGATGAGATTCTATACATCGAAGCTCCTGAGCACGATCTCTGTGATTCTCTATCTGCACCAGAGTTTAAAATCTCATGTTCAGAGAAGACGATAGTGAATTCTGCCTT ACAAGATGAATATGAAGAAGAGAAAGTAGTATGGCTTGTAGATCAAGTAGGAAGAATTTGGCCAGTTATGTACAATCAGAGAGGGAAGGACAAGTTTCAGGAACTGCACTTTTTGTAG